AATTCAAGCAACACAACATGGAACCAGCATCTCACGTGCACCCAGCCTTGCACAAAGGATGGAAGAGGGTAAAAGGGGTGTGACCTGGTCCGCTTCTTCAGGGAGCTCTCTTTGCTGGGAGAGCTGagcacagagacagagaaggaaaatgatgcaAGAGGTCAGGAGCCCTGCTCCTCCTGGAAGGAAAACCCGAGAGTGAGAGGGGAACGTTGCAGCTTTGGAGGATGTTATTAAAGTGTTGACTAGATTCTGACCCGAGTCAAGTGACCCACGTGCTAAAACACTGGGCACAAAGCAGCAAAAGGAGATCAAAATGCAGCACTTGATGGAATCTCacatcagctttttttttaacattgaagtatagttgatttacaatactgtaagttaaaaaaacaaacaaaaagccacaCAAGATGAAATGAAGTGGTTTAACCTTTCTGGAAAGTTCTAGTTGGTTGAGTGAGGACATGCTTGAATCCCCAACTTGGTAAAAAAAGTGCAGtattagtcactcggtcatgtcggactctttgtgagtccatggattgtaagtaggaagtcaagaaacacctggagtaacgggcaaatttggccttggaatatggaatgaagcagggcaaagactaatagagttttgccaagaaaatgcaccggtcatagcaaacaccctcttccaacaacacaagagaagactctacgcatggacatcaccaggtggtcaacaccgaagtcagattgattatattctttgcagccaaagatggagaagctctatacagtcaacaaaaacaagaccaggagctgactgtggctcagatcatgagctccttattgccaaattcaggctgaaattgaagaaagtagggaaaaccgctagaccattcaggtatgacctaaatcaaatcccttatgattatacagtggaagtgagaaatagatttaagggcctagatccgatagatagagtgcctgatgaactatggaaggaggttcgtgacattgtaaaggagaagggatcaagaccatccccatggaaaagaaatgcaaaaaagcaaaatggctgtctggggaggccttacaaatagctgtgaaaagaagagaggcgaaaaacaaaggagaaaaggaaagatataagcatctgaatacagagttccaaagaatagcaagaagagataagaaagccttcctcagcaatcaatgcaaagaaatagaggaaaagaacagaatgggaaagactagagatggcttcaagaaaattagggataccaagggcacatttcatgcaaagatgggctcgataaaggacagaaatggtatggacctaacagaagaagaaattaagaagaggtggcaagaatacacagaagaactgtacaaaaaaagatcttcgtgacccagataatcatgatgatatgatcactcgtgtagagccagacatcctggaatgtgaagtcaagtgggccttagaaagcatcactacaaacaaagctagtggaggagatggaattccagttgagctatttcaaatcctgaaagatgatgctctgaaagtgctgcactcaatatgccagcaaatttggaaaactcagcagtggccacaggactggaaaaggtcagttttcattccaatcccaaagaaaggaaatgccaaagaatgctcaaattaccacacaattgcactcatctcacacgcttgtaaagtaatgctcaaaattctccaagccaggcttcagcaatatgtgaaccgtgaactccctgatgttcaacctggttttagaaaaggcagaggaaccagagatcaaattgccaacatccgctggatcacggaaaaagcaagagagttccagaaaatcatctatttctgctttattgactatgccaaagcctttgactgtgtggatcacaataaactgtggaaaattctggaagagatgggaataccagaccaaatgacctgcctcttgagaaatctgtatgcaggtcaggaagcaacagttagaactggacatggaacaacagactggttccaaataggaaaaggagtacgtcaaggctgtatattgtcaccctgcttatttaacttctatgcagagtacatcatgagaaacgctgggctggaagaagcacaagcttgaaccaagattgctgggagaaatgtcaataacctcagatatgcagatgacaccatccttatggcagaaagtgaagaggaactaaaaagcctcttgatgaaagtgaaagaggagagtgaaaaagttggcttaaagctcaacattcagaaaactaagatcatggcatctggtcccatcacttcatgagaaatagatgtggaaacagtggaaacagtgtcagactttatttttttgggctccaaaatcactgcagatggtgattgcagccatgaaattaaaagacacttactccttggaggagaaggcaatggcaccccactccagtactcctgcctggaaaatcccatggacggaggagcctggtaggctgtagtccatggggtcgctgagggttggacatggctgagcaacttcactttcacttttttctttcatgcattggagaaggaaatggcaacccactctagtgttcttgcctggagaatcccagggacaggggagcccggtgggctgccgtctatggggtcgcacagagtcagacacgactgaagtgacttagcagtagcagtagcagtactccttggaagaaaagttatgaccaacctagacagcatattcaaaagcagagacacgactttgctgactaaggtccgtctagtcaaggctatggtttttcctgtggtcatgtatggatgtgagagttggactgtgaagaaagctgagcgcagaagaattgatgcttttgaactgtggtgttggagaagactcttgagagtcccttggactgcaaggagatccaaccagtccattctaaaggagatcagccttgggatttctttggagggaatgatgctaaagctgaaactcaagtactttggccacctcatgtgaagagttgactcattggaaaaaactctgaggtggggagggattgagggcaggaggagaaggggatgacagaggatgagatggctggatggcatcatggactcgatggacgtgagactgagtgaactctgggtgttggtgatggacggggaggacaggcgtgctgagattcatggggtcgcaaagaatcagacatgactgagcgactgaactgaactgaggctcctctgtccatgcgattctctaggcaagagtcctggagtgggttgccatttccttctccaggtgatcttcccaaaccctgtgtttgaaccaggatctcctgcattgcaggtggagtcttgaTCGTCTGAGCCCCTTCCCTGTTTCTTGTTGGCTGGGCAGGGTCTTGGTGCTGCGGGGGCTTTCTCCATTTGCAGTGATGGGGAGGCTGCTCTCTAGccgtggtgctcaggcttctcttgttggagagctCGGATCCTAGGGTCACAGGAATcagctgtggcacaggggctctagagcacaggctcattaGTCAGGAAGATTACTTTAAAAGAAGACCCTGGAGATGCAACGGATGCAGAAAGAAGCCTTCTCGGAGCCTCCCTCATCAGACTTAAAGCAGAAAGTTCTGGTAAGTATGGCTGCCAGAAAGTACGGCTGCGCCCATTGGCTCCCAGGAGGATGATGGTGAGTAAAACTAGGACAATaattgtggacacagtgggggaaggagagggtgggacgcaTTGAGAGGGTAGCATGGAGACATACACGTGACCATGTGTAAAGCAGATGGCCAGTGGAAACTTGCCATATGACGCAAGGAGCTCAGACCTGATGCTCTGTCACACCTAGCtgggtggcaggtgggagggaggttcaagagggaggggacacaggtctACCCAGggctgattcatgtggatgtacggcagaaaccaacacaaagttTTAAGGCActtatcctccatttaaaaacaaatacatttaaaatttaaaaaaaatttgctctCTTGGAGTTTTCTAGCCTGAAGAAGCTGGAAAGACTACTCACACCTGCAGAGACAAATATTATTACAAAGCGTCTCATCTCTGAGTTCTTAATTTATTTGTCTTTCCCAGAGAAACGCATTTGCTCTTCCCATAAAAGCCTTTTCTCCCTACACCCCTCTACTGAGTTAGGTTCAGAAGCCTGTAGCTCTAATCATTTAGCAAGTCATGCTTTTGTTGTCTCCTGTATATAATCCTTCCTCCTGGTAATTTGCCCTTTCTGTGTCATTTTTGCAGGCTCCAGTCAAAAAACCTAAGAGGATAAAGGGGGAACATTTTTCTGTTCCAAGAGCAGCAAAGTTTAACTGTTTCCACAATATGATGTTGCTACTGCATAAAATGTGTGGCCAGGTAAAGGAAGCAGTGGACGGCGTTCAGGCATTTAACGTTGCCATAGAGAcgactatgtgccaggaactaaAATAGGCATCAGAAACTTAGAAGGAAAGAGCTCCACTCCCCACTTTAACAACGGGGGGCATTGGGGACAGTGTATCTGGAATCCAtttcacacacttttttttttttaatttttaattggaggataattgctttacaatggctTATTGGTTTCCGCCATACAtggccatgaatcagccataagtacacgtatgtcccctccctcttgggcctcctctcccacctcccaccccatccacccctctaggttgtcacagagcactgggtctgAGCTCCCTGGGTTATAGAGCAACTGCCCATTAGCGATCTGTTTTACACCTGGTAATGGAAGTGTTTCAATGctcctctctcagtttgtcccaccctctccttcccccactgtggaCACAGTCTCTTCTCTATGCCTGCGTCTCTACTGCTGCCctacagataggttcatcagtaccaccatctttctagattccatacatatgcgttaATGTAGGATATTTGTTCTCTTtccaacttacttcactttgtattaaAGGCTCTAcgtccatccacctcattagaactcagtcaaatgtgttcctttttatggctatcGGTCACACTATTTAATTGGTATAAATGCTGGATCATTTTTCTGCCCTGGGGAATTGTCAACATTCTGGTTTTGGCTGATTGTGTTTTCACTCGAGCTGTAAATCTATCCGTTATGTTCACGATGAGCTGTAGTTGATCTAGAGGCTTGAGGACACTCTGATTCAGCTTTTCATCGGGGCTGTGTTCCGGGCGGTGTTCTGTGTTGCCTGTTACAGCACACTGGGTAACATGGGATATCTGGCTGTCCCCCAGTGGTAAGGGAAGAACAGCAATCAGGTGATGTCAGCCTCCTCCATCACAGTTTCACCCGACAGTTTCACCCTCCATTGTTTCCCAGCCTGTATTTTAGTAGACTTGCAGGATGGTGAACTTGCAGGATTTTCCTAATTCTGTTCATCCTCttctatctatttttttaaaaactcatctaACAACTTTGCTGCTCAATTTCTTGACCTCCATCCCTCCTTCTTTCTACTGCAGCTGCTCATTCCCACAAACAGTTGAGTACTTCATAATAATCAACGTCCTCACTGTTCATAATCTCAGTTTCAAGCATTATTTTCTTTGGTAATGTCTTTTTATCTTTACTTCTCTAGTTTCGCTTCCTATCTTTTATTTCCCCCTGACCATAACTGtggtcttccctgtggctcagctagtaaagaatccgcctgcaatacaggagacctgggtttgatccctgggataagaagatcccctggacaagggaaaggctacccactccagtattctggcctggagaattccatggactgtatagcccatggggttgcaaagagttggacatgactgagcaactttcacacaacCGTAACCATTCATCAACAACCATTACTTCCCACCCTCTTTCCTCACCCCTGGCAATgcagggttttaatttttttaaagaacttttcctCATCATCTCTACTATCTAAGAGTCCGTGATAGAAAAGTAAAGTGCTTATTATACAGTGTGatatatatctcagtaaagctgaggGAGAAGATGAAAATGACCATTTCTCTTTCTCagtaaaataattccatttatctattattattctctttttcttaaaatctctTTCATCTGAATTAATATGGCTATGCATCTTTCTTGTGTTATTGTTTGCACAGTGTATCTCTTCCTTTACTTCTGCTTCCAACCCATTTGCTTTCTCATGTTTAAAAtgcaactcttttttaaaattcacatttatatatttttttcttattttttggccACGTTGCACAGTTTGcaggatctgagttccccaaccagggattgaaccctggccatgGCCATGAAAGCACTGGGTCCTAAATcctggacctccagagaattccctgaagtgcaactctttttttttaagatttttttttaatgtggaccatttttaaagtctttattgcttctgctttatgttttggttttttggccgtgaggcatgtgggatcttagccccatgaccagggatcgaactggcaccccctgcattagaaggcaagtcttaaccactgtactgccagggaaacccccaaAGTACAGCTCTTGTCACAATATATGGTTACCTGTGTTTCCGTCTCATgtgacaatctttttttttttttttctgtcgtTATCTTTATTTCTCATGTGACAATCTATGTGTTTTCACTGACAACAGGCACAAGAAGACACTGCTTATGTgcaagttaatattttatttcttcctctggtTTCTGGTTACATTTCTGTACATTTTTCATGAAAATTCTCTTTTCTGGATGTCTATTACCCGACTtgatgtacatgaatttgagtgaactccgggagttggtgatggacagggaggcctagcgtactgtgattcatggggtcgcaaagaatcagacatgactgagcgactgaactgaactgattatgctTTTAAATGCTTCCTTCAGCATTTGCAACATTAAAGTCACTTTGTCCACTAGCAATAAATACACGGCTGTAAATGCATTCCACCTTCACAGCCCATAGAGGCTCACAGTGGCCCTTGAACCAGCAGATCCTCCAGGGCATGGAGGGATTCCACACAGCATCTCTCTCCTGTGGTTAAGATGACTCAGCATCAGGGATGTTTTTGTCCAGCATTTGGGAAGTGGAGGCTGCTGTGTTGCTCAGTGTCCTCCTCTAAGTTGTGTCGGATCCCATATCCAAAGTATATGGCAAATCCTAGTAGGGAAATGAGACAGCGAGAAGTAAAAGCAGGTGCTCTCCTCACTTATAAATGCCCAATAGGCCTCCTATTATGGCAGCTGACACAGTTTAGGGGAGAGGTGGTAGGAAGATTGGGTTTGGTTACCCAAGAGGCCTCTTTACTCCAGAAAGTCACTTACCAATAACCATCCAGATGCCAAATAGGACCCAGGTCCAAGTGCTCATGAGCACCATCAGGTAAATGTTCACAAAGATGCTCACCAGTGGGAGGAAAGGCAGAGCAGGGACCTGTGGGCAGAGTCAGGTCATCCCTGAACACACCCTAGACATCTGAAAGGGAGACCCTATCCCATGTGGGAGGGACAAGTTCAGAGCAATTCAGGCTGTGTGTTCAGTGCCTACTTAGATCATGTATGTAAAGCACTGAGTGTGGATCAGGGAAGGGTCCATAGGTTTCAGCAactccccttcctccctgctccAGCAAAGGAAGCTTAGACCTAAAGCACGCAGACCTCCTTCACTCAAGGAGGACACTTTGGGGCATGAGGTCACCTACCTTGAAGTGAAGAGCAGTGGGGTCCTGGGGCTGCCTCCAAATGATGACCGTGACCCCAGtgatgagcagcagcagcagcacagccacTGTTGTGAGCACGGGGTCTCCAGAGAACACCTGGCTGGGCCTCTGGACCAGGATAAGGCTGAGGATAATCAGCAGGAGAACTGCAAGGGTCAAGGTGGAGGAGAACAGGCTGGACCCAGAAGCAAAAGATGTCAGGACCTCGGGTCACACCCCTCCCCAGGCTTCCCACATCAGGAAGGGCCATCATATCTCCAAGACACCTCAACTGACAAATATATGCTCCTACCCATCCTGGAAATTTCAGAATACCACCAAAGAGAAGTCCCACTGCTCACCAAGCAGGAAGGCACATCCATAGACAATCTGGCCAGATTTCCGGGTGGGGATGGTGCTGGGAGGGAACCACAGACTCTTTAGAAAACTTAAGGTGCTGGCTTCAAGTGCAGAATCCAAAGACCTTTCTTTGACTACAAGCTccatctcagtttcttcctctgttttttgGTTCTTGCTTAAATTCTGGTCTGAGTGATACCTGAATTAGAGGTATGATGGCAACATGAAGAGCAGTCCCTACTCACCCAACATCACACAGCCGAATCCATCTCTTTTTTCCCACAAAAGCAGAGCAGGACATTTAGAAGGCAGCATGAGGCAGAGAGGATTAGCCCCCATCAACCCCCACAAGTCAAAGACCCGCAGTCAGGGTGGAATGGAGTCTCACCTGAGCACAAGGACAGAAAAATCGACCACCAAGTTAGCAAGCAGGGACCGAAGTGACATGAGATCCATCAAATCACTGAAATGGAAGAGTAACGCCAAGACCCCTAGAGGGAGGACGTGAACAAGGTGGGGGGATGGAGTGAGAAACAGCTGGAAATATGCAAGCCAAGGAAGATAATCCAAAGGGAGTGGTTTTGTTTATCTACCTGCAAGGTTTCCAGAAATCATGATGACCCTGATGTGGGTATGTGTACGGGCGTTGACTTGGGCAAGAAATCGGAAAAGGAGCCCGTCCTCTGCCATTGTGTAGATCAACCAAGACATGGCAAACATGGTGTTCAGGAggctggaaaagaaaacagagaggagTGAGAACGTGCAGAAGCAGGGGAGAGCAGGGCATCTGCTCCTTCATCTACATGGGGTAAGGTGTCTTTCTCTCTTGTCTCTCAATCCCAAGGGCTGGGATACCCGAGCATCTGACAGTCAATGAGGAGAAAACCAAGACACTGACCTGGATGAAAGAGCACAGAGGATGCCAACAGCCACGACATATCTGGCAGGGCCCCACCCAACATGGAGAAAAGCCTGTAGAAAGGGGCTGTCAGGGTGAATTTGGTAGTAGGGCACCATGAGGGTGAGAGCTGCTGAGACACCAAAATACACCACAAAGCAGATCAAGACTGAGACCACGATGCTGATGGGGATGGACCGCTGAGGATTTTGGGCTTTTTCCCCTGCAGGATTAGAGGAAATACTGGGTCAGGAAACACACCAGAGTGAAACACACCTTTCCTGTTGAACCTCCAAAAGAAACCCCTATGCTCATGTCAGCCCAATCCAAGCCCACACCCTGGATGGGAAACACAGTGACCGTGTTACCTGTAGTGACAATGGAATCAAAACCAATGAACATGTAGAAACATAAAGCTGCTCCTCGGAGAATCCCATCAAGGCCGAAAGGCACAAACCCTCCAGAACCCAGAGGGCCCAAGCTGTGGTGAGAGAAGAAGCAAGGAAGAACGtgggtgaggtgtgttcagccatGTATACTGGACTCCTCCCTTAATATGACGAGTCCTGTGCCCCAGGACCCCTAGGCCAGGTCTCTTTAGGTTAGtttctcaattgtgtccaacttctAACTCATAGAtcgtaccccaccaggctcctctgtccgtggaatattccaggcaagaatactggcatggttagccattctgttctccagaggatcaggaagacctggggattgaaccctggtctcctgcattgcaggcggattctttaccatctgagccaccagagaagcccaagatgtCTTCAACCTCCAGATTCCCAGATGGGCACCCTTTCTCATGCCATACATTACTAAGGTCAAGGACATCCTCCTAACCTATAAATGTCTTTGGATTCAGAGGTGTTCAATGTGTAGTCCTGTTCTGTGAGTTTCCAGTTGTGCAGGTCT
The genomic region above belongs to Budorcas taxicolor isolate Tak-1 chromosome 18, Takin1.1, whole genome shotgun sequence and contains:
- the LOC128063026 gene encoding LOW QUALITY PROTEIN: cationic amino acid transporter 3-like (The sequence of the model RefSeq protein was modified relative to this genomic sequence to represent the inferred CDS: inserted 2 bases in 1 codon), with product MLLQDAHQFGQKLLRRRPLGPREETDHHTAGCLNTLDLVIIGVRRMLGAGVHILVGAVAKYIAGPAIILSFLVAALSSLLSGICYIEFGARVPRSGSMYLYSYSIMGQVYGFTIGWNRILSLTVGTACIARAWSYTFDSLIGNHISQALERTFSLIMPYYLAKYPDFFALGLVLLLTGLLVRGVHVLPQVNKVFMGINILVLSFIIISGFITGDLHNWKLTEQDYTLNTSESKDIYSLGPLGSGGFVPFGLDGILRGAALCFYMFIGFDSIVTTGEKAQNPQRSIPISIVVSVLICFVVYFGVSAALTLMVPYYQIHPDSPFLQAFLHVGWGPARYVVAVGILCALSSSLLNTMFAMSWLIYTMAEDGLLFRFLAQVNARTHTHIRVIMISGNLAGVLALLFHFSDLMDLMSLRSLLANLVVDFSVLVLRYHSDQNLSKNQKTEEETEMELVVKERSLDSALEASTLSFLKSLWFPPSTIPTRKSGQIVYGCAFLLVLLLIILSLILVQRPSQVFSGDPVLTTVAVLLLLLITGVTVIIWRQPQDPTALHFKVPALPFLPLVSIFVNIYLMVLMSTWTWVLFGIWMVIGFAIYFGYGIRHNLEEDTEXNTAASTSQMLDKNIPDAESS